In the Gossypium arboreum isolate Shixiya-1 chromosome 10, ASM2569848v2, whole genome shotgun sequence genome, one interval contains:
- the LOC108488695 gene encoding probable 2-oxoglutarate-dependent dioxygenase AOP1.2 isoform X2, with translation MDSQSPLKLPVIDFTKPELKPGIPEWDLAKGQVQQALQHYGCFEALFDKIPLEIREAVFGAMEELFDLPLHIKSRNVSEIPYHGYIGQHPKIPLFESIGFDDADVIEKAEAQTRTFWPQGNPSFSKTIQSFTKQLTELDQMIRRMILESFQVEKYVDEHMDSTGYLLKAWLNGRLKATYHRVMMSGDKPRYSLGLFTVPKAGYMIKAPEELVDEAHPLLYNPFDYAQFLGFYFSNEGRYQSGLKAYCGVQH, from the exons atggattCCCAATCTCCTTTGAAGCTTCCAGTCATTGATTTCACTAAGCCGGAGCTAAAACCGGGCATCCCTGAGTGGGATTTGGCGAAAGGCCAAGTCCAACAAGCCCTTCAACACTACGGTTGCTTTGAGGCTTTGTTCGACAAGATCCCTCTGGAGATTAGGGAAGCAGTATTTGGAGCCATGGAAGAGTTATTTGATCTCCCCTTACACATCAAAAGTCGCAATGTTTCCGAAATACCTTATCATGGGTATATTGGCCAACATCCTAAAATACCATTGTTTGAGAGCATTGGCTTTGATGATGCAGATGTTATCGAAAAAGCCGAAGCCCAGACTCGTACATTTTGGCCTCAAGGAAACCCAAGTTTCAG CAAAACTATACAATCCTTCACAAAGCAATTAACAGAGTTAGATCAAATGATAAGAAGAATGATCTTAGAGAGTTTCCAAGTAGAGAAATATGTGGATGAGCACATGGACTCCACAGGCTACCTTCTCAAG GCATGGTTAAATGGGCGATTGAAGGCTACTTATCATCGAGTGATGATGAGCGGAGACAAGCCAAGGTATTCGCTTGGATTGTTTACAGTCCCAAAAGCAGGTTACATGATAAAGGCACCAGAAGAGCTAGTGGATGAAGCACACCCCTTGCTCTACAACCCCTTTGATTACGCTCAATTCTTGGGCTTCTACTTTTCCAACGAGGGTCGATATCAATCTGGTCTTAAAGCTTATTGTGGTGTCCAACACTAG
- the LOC108488695 gene encoding probable 2-oxoglutarate-dependent dioxygenase AOP1.2 isoform X1, with translation MDSQSPLKLPVIDFTKPELKPGIPEWDLAKGQVQQALQHYGCFEALFDKIPLEIREAVFGAMEELFDLPLHIKSRNVSEIPYHGYIGQHPKIPLFESIGFDDADVIEKAEAQTRTFWPQGNPSFSKTIQSFTKQLTELDQMIRRMILESFQVEKYVDEHMDSTGYLLKVMKYEGPKTSGTQVGLGAHTDQDVVTILYQNEVNGLEAWLNGRLKATYHRVMMSGDKPRYSLGLFTVPKAGYMIKAPEELVDEAHPLLYNPFDYAQFLGFYFSNEGRYQSGLKAYCGVQH, from the exons atggattCCCAATCTCCTTTGAAGCTTCCAGTCATTGATTTCACTAAGCCGGAGCTAAAACCGGGCATCCCTGAGTGGGATTTGGCGAAAGGCCAAGTCCAACAAGCCCTTCAACACTACGGTTGCTTTGAGGCTTTGTTCGACAAGATCCCTCTGGAGATTAGGGAAGCAGTATTTGGAGCCATGGAAGAGTTATTTGATCTCCCCTTACACATCAAAAGTCGCAATGTTTCCGAAATACCTTATCATGGGTATATTGGCCAACATCCTAAAATACCATTGTTTGAGAGCATTGGCTTTGATGATGCAGATGTTATCGAAAAAGCCGAAGCCCAGACTCGTACATTTTGGCCTCAAGGAAACCCAAGTTTCAG CAAAACTATACAATCCTTCACAAAGCAATTAACAGAGTTAGATCAAATGATAAGAAGAATGATCTTAGAGAGTTTCCAAGTAGAGAAATATGTGGATGAGCACATGGACTCCACAGGCTACCTTCTCAAGGTAATGAAATATGAAGGGCCAAAAACCAGTGGAACGCAAGTTGGACTAGGTGCTCACACAGATCAGGACGTAGTGACCATTCTGTACCAAAATGAGGTTAACGGATTGGAG GCATGGTTAAATGGGCGATTGAAGGCTACTTATCATCGAGTGATGATGAGCGGAGACAAGCCAAGGTATTCGCTTGGATTGTTTACAGTCCCAAAAGCAGGTTACATGATAAAGGCACCAGAAGAGCTAGTGGATGAAGCACACCCCTTGCTCTACAACCCCTTTGATTACGCTCAATTCTTGGGCTTCTACTTTTCCAACGAGGGTCGATATCAATCTGGTCTTAAAGCTTATTGTGGTGTCCAACACTAG
- the LOC108488728 gene encoding probable 2-oxoglutarate-dependent dioxygenase AOP1, translating into MGSQTPLKLPVIDFSKPDLKAGSNEWDLVKGQVQQALQEYGCFEALFDKIPLHLREAIFGSLQELFDLPLQAKIRNVSNKPYHGYVGQYPQVPLYESMGVDDANITEKVEALTTTLWPQGNSSFSNTIQSFSEQLSELDQIVRRMILESFDLEKYMDEHMGSTNYLLRVMKYKGPKTTETKLGLNSHTDKNIVTILYQNEVDGLEVLCKQGEWINVKPSKHSFTVMIGESLYAWLNGRLHAPYHRVMMTGDKARYSAGLFSVPKAGYIIKAPDELVDEAHPLLFKPFDHVDFLRFYYTEAGQKAESALKVFCGV; encoded by the exons ATGGGGTCCCAAACTCCTCTAAAGCTCCCAGTCATTGATTTCAGTAAGCCAGACCTAAAAGCAGGCAGCAATGAGTGGGATTTGGTGAAAGGGCAAGTCCAGCAAGCACTTCAAGAGTACGGTTGCTTCGAGGCTTTGTTCGACAAGATCCCTCTCCACCTTCGAGAGGCAATATTCGGATCCTTGCAAGAGCTTTTCGATCTCCCTTTACAAGCCAAAATTCGGAATGTTTCCAATAAGCCTTATCATGGTTACGTCGGCCAATACCCTCAAGTCCCATTATATGAAAGCATGGGCGTTGATGATGCAAACATTACTGAAAAAGTTGAAGCCCTGACTACTACCTTATGGCCTCAAGGGAATTCAAGTTTCAG CAACACTATACAATCTTTCTCAGAACAATTATCGGAGTTAGATCAAATTGTTAGAAGAATGATATTGGAGAGTTTTGATCTTGAAAAATATATGGATGAACACATGGGTTCAACCAACTACCTGCTCAGGGTAATGAAATATAAAGGGCCAAAAACCACTGAAACAAAGCTTGGATTAAACAGTCACACCGACAAAAACATTGTGACAATattgtaccaaaatgaggttGATGGATTGGAGGTTCTGTGCAAACAAGGAGAATGGATCAATGTGAAACCCTCCAAACACTCTTTCACTGTTATGATTGGGGAATCTCTCTAT GCATGGTTAAATGGTCGACTGCACGCTCCTTATCATCGTGTCATGATGACCGGGGACAAGGCAAGGTACTCAGCCGGACTGTTTTCGGTCCCGAAAGCAGGTTACATAATAAAGGCACCAGATGAGCTAGTGGATGAAGCACACCCTTTGCTCTTTAAGCCCTTCGATCACGTTGACTTCTTGCGGTTCTACTACACGGAGGCTGGTCAAAAAGCTGAATCTGCTCTTAAAGTTTTTTGTGGTGTCTAG
- the LOC108488996 gene encoding probable inactive 2-oxoglutarate-dependent dioxygenase AOP2 encodes MGSESTPTLPILDFSNAELKPGTDSWLVACKKVTHALEQYGCFIIEYDKFPLQLHNQVFSLLEELFLLPTETKMKNRYEKPLNGYVGQIPKLPLHESLGIDNATSIEGTRFFTNLMWPQGNDRFCEYISKYAKVVAGLDQMVTRMIFESYGVERYHDAYTDTTTYLLRLLKNRAPQQSEPTLGFITHTDKSFTTILHQNQVNALEVETRDGNRINVDFSSPSSFVVIAGDALMAWSNDRVLSPRHQVVMSGNIDRYSLGLFAFNNGTIQVPEELVDDLHPLKYNTFDHLGLLRFYRTDEGYNSKCPIKAYCGV; translated from the exons ATGGGTTCCGAATCAACGCCCACTCTTCCAATTCTAGATTTCTCCAATGCAGAATTGAAGCCTGGAACAGATTCTTGGTTGGTAGCATGCAAAAAGGTTACACATGCACTTGAACAGTATGgttgttttataatagaatacgATAAATTTCCATTACAACTTCACAATCAAGTGTTTTCCCTCTTGGAAGAACTGTTCCTTCTCCCAACAGAAACGAAAATGAAGAACCGATACGAAAAGCCCTTGAATGGCTATGTCGGACAAATCCCCAAGCTACCTCTCCATGAAAGCTTGGGCATCGATAACGCTACTTCTATAGAGGGAACTCGGTTCTTCACCAATTTAATGTGGCCCCAAGGAAATGATCGTTTCTG TGAATATATTTCCAAGTATGCAAAGGTAGTAGCGGGGTTGGATCAAATGGTGACCAGAATGATATTTGAGAGTTATGGTGTGGAGAGATACCATGATGCTTATACTGATACAACAACCTACCTTCTACGGCTGCTGAAGAATCGAGCTCCACAGCAAAGTGAGCCTACTCTAGGGTTTATTACTCATACTGACAAGAGTTTTACGACGATACTTCATCAAAACCAAGTCAATGCTTTAGAGGTTGAAACAAGGGATGGGAATCGGATTAATGTTGACTTCTCATCTCCTTCCTCCTTTGTGGTCATTGCGGGCGATGCACTCATG GCATGGAGTAACGACCGGGTACTTTCTCCAAGACACCAAGTAGTAATGAGCGGGAACATAGACAGATATTCACTGGGGCTATTTGCCTTCAACAATGGAACAATTCAAGTGCCTGAAGAGCTTGTTGACGACCTACATCCCCTCAAATATAATACCTTCGACCATTTGGGGCTCCTTCGCTTCTATCGCACAGACGAGGGATACAACTCCAAATGTCCTATTAAAGCCTATTGTGGTGTTtga